The Nocardia sp. NBC_01503 sequence AGTCGAAGCCGTCCGGCTCCAACCGCTCAACGCCCGGCGATCGATAACAGAGTCCCCTGCACTGATATTCACACCGACACGGTAGCGGCGGATTCGGGACCGTGCCGCCGCCTGGCGTGCGACCTGGGATCGGGCGGCGAGGTCAGTTCTCGGTGCGGGACAAGGTGATTACCGGGATTTCCCAGGAGACCTTGGCCTGGAAGTCGGCGAGGAACGGGAAAGGTTCGAGCACGCGGGTCCAGAGCCGCTGCCGCTCCGCACCATTGGTGACCTCGGCTCGTACGGGCCAGGTGTCGGTGCCGACCTCGATGACGGCATCGGGATGCGCGAGCAGGTTGTAGTACCAACCGGGCC is a genomic window containing:
- a CDS encoding nitroreductase family deazaflavin-dependent oxidoreductase; its protein translation is MTDVVRQQMNQDVIEEFRANGGTVGGQFEGHELLLLTTTGAHTGEPRTWPLGFHRDGDNLVVFAANGGRPNRPGWYYNLLAHPDAVIEVGTDTWPVRAEVTNGAERQRLWTRVLEPFPFLADFQAKVSWEIPVITLSRTEN